The stretch of DNA gccggtcgcttgcatgttccttcaaatgtggtgacaaacactcgggcgagatcttcccaagtgtatatgctgctgggtgctaattgattcagccacgctctggccgagccctccaacatgagaggcgggTGCTTcaaggccacttcatcattgccaccaccaatctggacggccactcggtagtcttcaagccaagtatcgggcttggactcaccagtgaacttactaactccagtcgccaacctgaagttgggaggaatcacagcagccctgatggctctactaaagcactctggccccgaaacatgtactctgctgctggtaggtgcatctctgtcgtgaccttctcggtgagctctgttcctgtcgaccaaaccttgaacgagaatggatctcgcatcaaagcctggttccctagggtcgactggaatccttcgcccaacactatgagggcgtgatacgtctccgtcatatctactttttcaaatacttttgcccttgttttggactctaacttatatgatttgaatggaactaacccggaatgacgctgttttcagcagaattgccatggtgttgttttatgtgcagaaaacaaaagttctcggaatgacctgaaactccacggaatatcttagaataaataataaaaaatcctcgccaaagatgaagaccagggggcccacaccttgtccacgagggtgggggcgcgcccctccccctgggcgcgcccccctacctcgtgggccccctggtggccctccgacgccaactccaactccatatattggctttcgaggagaaaaaaaatcagagagaaagtttcatcgcgttttacgatacggagccgccgccaagccctaatctctctagggagggctgatctggaatccgttcggggctccggagaggaggattcgtcgccgtcgtcatcatcaatcatcctccatcaccaatttcatgatgctcaccgccgtgcgtgagtaattgcatcgtagtcttgctggacggtgatgggttggatgagatttatcatgtaatcgagttagttttgttagggtttgatccctagtatccactatgttctgagattgatgttgctatgactttgctatgcttaatgcttgtcactagggcccgagtgccatgatttcagatctgaacctattatattttcatgaatatatgtgagttctagatcctatcttgcaagtctatagtcacttactatgtgttatgatccggcaaccccgaagtgacaataatcgggaccactcccgatgatgaccatagtttgaggagttcatgtattcactatgtgttaatgctttgttccggttctctattaaaaggaggccttaatatcccttagtttccaataggaccccgctgccacgggagggtaggacaaaagatgtcatgcaagttcttttccataagcacgtatgactatttacggaatacatgcctatattatattgatgaactggaactagttctgtgtcaccctatgttatgactgttacatgatgaaccacatccggcataattatccatcattgatccggtgcctacgagttttccatatactggtttacgcttatttacttttccgttgctgctgttacaatcactacaaaaataccaaaaatattacttttgctgtctttactttgttaccgttatcaccactatcatattactttgctactaaacactttgctgcagatactaagttttcaggtgtggttgaattgacaactcacctgctaatacttgagaatattctttggttccccttgtgtcgaatcaacaaatttgggttgaatactctaccctcgaaaactgttgcgatcccctatacttgtgggttatcagggcgcctgtcatcctgctgtcgaggcacatacgacccgctcctcgggggaggggtgggcactcgacgtcgatcgtcatgatcgaatcggtgatcgtactgctcacggttcccgtactgattacgccgatccccacgtccctcacgcctcgggggcgatcttgggctatgagccgactggactgtgtctgcagcaatggatctgctatgaatcctgttccgcgactgagaaacaacggagttctggtctcctgctgcccggagtaacgctctgatctgcaacaagcctttgccggcctccgactgggaaggctgaatcgactctgttatacgggctgcagctgctaaattctgaatcggagttcgatatacctgcgggggcggaaagagctgacgtcgactggattctggaacccgttgtcgcgcacgctcgtcgagtgctcgctggaggttctccagtcgagtgcgctcggccaagtttgccaggcgcacgtcctccaaggcacgagcctcgggggtttctccaacgataggagtgtgcagtacaTCCATGTTCCggtgacgaagttcttctctctacagcgacgtgagaggctcggggagatattcctcatggggacgcgacgggtcgcctccacccgcgcctccgtcggtgcggggaaaaccgggaggactgggcggtccatcgaccatcagaacctccgccgccggatcactgctgtcgcactcggatgcggtctctgcggagccagtcgacaggtcgaacaggccgtagagggattcgtcgggctcgatcgccgcgacttgaggggtggccgactggcgtgccaccgcgtgtctcacccaccgctgaagtctcgaccgaccggagcgcttgcgccggcgggaaatagggagggaggacaacacaggaaccgaccgataatgggtcgacggttgccgtaagaggacgccgcggacgcacgtgcgaaagtgcattgccccgcggacagggagtgcgtccacgtcgagcggagcctcctgaagccaagcgaagtcgtcggcgatgaacgtgagcgcgccgagacggatctcgcggccctccaccaaaactccgccagaaaccatggtgatttggatcggaaaagatcgcaactcctccaacaaatcgctaaaacaccggccccatggtgggcgtcaactgtcgtggttctaagtctgacagtaatgtagggggctaggtatgtagaggcaaggtcttagctatggagtagttgtaagcacacgaggtttacgagttcagacccttctcggaggaagtaatagccctacgtctcggagcccggaggcggtcgactggattatgcgtgtatgaattacaggggtgcgaaccctttacactgaggaggggggtggcttatataaagttcgtcggacccctccggccctcagttgtgcagggctttaaatacattaaggtcgggcgttactggtaacgcccctaataaagtgctatgatgaccataaaagctacttaataaccgatcgttagcgtgcggagtgcctttaggtctcctggccgtcgagtggtttggtcttgatcgagtgattgcttcttggtcgagtgtcttcgagtctgtcaagtggaacacctccaaatcgattgaaaggtgatttcttctagagatgttcttgggtagggcagttgggacaggtccatgaccctaccctaggtacatagcttcatcagcgccACCATGCGCTGTCGTAGAACTGGCATGTGCTTCCTAGTTCTTCGGGGTAGTCAACTGACAAAGCTCGTCACTTACTCCCATGTATAGCAAATTTGTTTTTGAAAGATCATTTAGGCGAGCTTCATCGATTTAGTAGAAAGCAAGCGGGAAACAATGGGGATCAAGTGATCATGGGCACAAGGAAGGTATAGCAAATTTAGGCCGGCTTCACTGTAAAGCAAATTTGAACTAGCTAGACGGCAAGTATATCAATGCCATCCAAGATAAGATCTGCACGGGCCGCCGATCAGGTCAAAAGCGGGCAGCGCCAAAACAAATTTGAACTAAGCCAGAAGCTGACGACACCGTTTATTCAAAGGCAGGGTTAAGTTAAGAGTTCGCCGGCCTTGTTGCCGGTGTCCTTCCCGCCTCCTATGGTATTGCCGGAGGACGACGGTACGTTTCGCCGCTACAACCAAGCCGGGTCCCTGAGGGGCGCGACGACGGCCTTGGTCTGGAGGTAGTTGCCGAGGCTGTAGGCGCCCTTCTCCCGCCCCACGCCGCTCATCTTGTACCCGCCGAAGGGGATGGCCGCGTCGAACACGTTGTAGCAGTTGACCCACACCGTCCCCGCCCTCAGCGCCCGCGCTACCGCGTTCGCCGTGTCCAGGCTCCTCGTGAACACCCCCGCCGCCAGCCCGTAGTGCGTCGCGTTCGCCCTCCTCACCACCTCCCCCACCTCCCTGCACACCAGAACCCCACCTTGCACCGTCAGTCAATGGTGGTCACAATGTTTGGTACTTCTACTTAGCAGCTAGCTGGCGGTACCTGAACTTGAGGATGGACTGGATGGGCCCGAATATCTCCTCCTGAGCGATCTTCATCTCGTCCTGTGACAACGAAACGGACGCAGAATTGATCAGCACCGAAAGTATGTGTGTGGTGAGAAGCGGCACATCTGAAAAACGTTTGTTACCTCGACGTCTGCAAAGACCGTCGGCTGGATGTAGAAGCCCCTGCTGCCTACCCTGTCGCCGCCGGTGACGAGGGTGGCGCCGCTGTCGACGCCCGACTTGACGTAGCCCAGAATCTTCTTGAACTGCTGGCCATCGATCTGATCCGCCAAAAGAGACGATTTCATCAGGATCGACACGGCTGAGATGCGTGTATCCCTGAACGTATGGGTGTGCACGTCACGTACCTGAGGTCCCTGCTCGACACCTTTCTTGAAGGGGTCGCCGACCACGCGCCTCTGAGCGCGAGCCTTGGACTTCTCCACGAACTCGTCGTACACGCTCTCGTGCACGAACGTCCGAGACCCAGCGCAGCAGCATTGCCCCTGTCACGAGTGCAGACCACGGATTAGGACAGACATTTCAGACTCCTGATGTATGTTCCTATTCTTACAGTAGTTCAGATGGACAGAAGACCTGGTTAAAGAAGAGCGCGCGGTGCGCGAGCTCGACGGCCTGGTCGACATCGGCGTCGTCCATGACGATGAACGGAGACTTGCCGCCGAGCTCCAGCGTCACCGGCTTCAGGTTGCTACTCGCCGCCAGCTCCAGAATAATCTTGCCCGTGCCAGTCGATCCGGTGAACGCCAGCTATGAGCAAAATGTACATTAATGTCAGCTCTTTAATCAATCACGAAGAGGGTCGTCGAGGAAGCGCAGGATTCATGATCACCTTGTCGACGCCCATGTGGCTACACAGCGCGGCGCCGGCCGTGGGGCCGAAGCCGGGGACGACGTTGAGGACGCCGTCCGGGAGGCCGGCCTCGTGGAGGAGGCTGGCGACGTAGAGCGCGGAGAGCGGCGTCTGCTCGGCGGTCTTGAGCACGACGGCGTTGCCGCAGGCGAGCGCCGGGCCGACCTTCCAGGCGAACATGAGCAGCGGGAAGTTCCAGGGGATGATCTGGCCGGCGACGCCGATGGGCTCGCGCAGCACCTGGACGTGGTGCGGGCCGTCGGCCGGCACCACCATGCCGTGGATCTTGTCCGCCCACCCGGCGTAGTACCGCATGCAGCGCGCCGCCATGGGCACCTCCCCGCCGGCGGACTGCTCCAGCGGCTTTCCGCCGTCCCACGACTCCAGCGCCGCGATCTCGTCGTTGTGCCGCTCCATCAGGTCCGCGAACCGCAGCAGCACCCGGCACCGGTCCTGCACATGCACGCACGTACCATTCCAAGACATGAGCTATCTACGTCTGTACGTGAACGACGAATTGTGGTACGTACGTAGGCGGTCATCCTCGGCCAGGGGCCCTCGTCGAAGGCcctgcgggcggcggcgacggcgtggtCGATGTCCTCGGTGTCGCCCTCGGCCACGCGCGCGATGACCTCGCCGGTGCGGGGGTCCACCGTCGGGAACGTCCTTCCTGGAGAAAAACGGTGCACATTTTGGTGCGCTACGGGGAGGCAGCATATCTTCGTGGTGACCCGGTGCAGTTCATGCGATTCGAGTCATGCATGTACGTACCAGATGCTGCATCGACGAAGTTGCCGTTGATGAGGAGCTGCGTGTACTTGACCTCCACGGGTGGTTTGATCGGCTgctcgtcgtcggcggcggccggTGCGGTGCTGAACCTGTAAACGGCCCCGGGCAACAAGCGCCGTGCATTGTCTGTAGGCACACAAGTATTCAGATCAGAAAATTACTCCATGAAGTTACTCGAGTATTCACATCCGAAAATTAACAAGTGTGCTAGTGAATCTTTTTTTACTCCGTACTGTATAGAGATTGTTCAGGTCTTCTAGAACGTTAACATACGCATCGGTGAATCATTTCTTTTTAACTGTCACATGAGTGCACTTGAACATAAGCAACACCGTGCATGTGCATGCATCATCGAGCAACTTGCTTGTCTGTTGACGCACGGTGGGGGTGTGATCTTTCTCCCATCACAGGCATGGCACCGGAGTTGGAAACAAACAGAACGGGGGAAATGTACTGCGCGCGGCCCAACTACTTTTGGCTCGTCCTAGTTTTTCGATAAGGATTGGACAGAGAGGGACCTCATCTCCAGCCCCACTTTGGGAGGAAAGCTCCAGCTAGCCTTTGGTACAAGTAACAAAACAAAGCGAAACAGAAACATGGGTCATGGTGTGGGGAAGAGAAATAGAGAACGCCAAGGAACTTCGTGAGCCAAAATGTGCAGAGATGGTCATGTGCAATCGATTCCCGCGATCATCTTGGCTCAAAGATGAACCAATCATTCCCGCAAATGACCGATGTGGCACCAACCAAAAGACAAAAAGATAATCCTAACGCGTCCGAGAATGCACTTCTCTTGACGATTAGAGAACGGTACCAGCCACGTTATGGTTCAAGCATGTCTGGTTGATTCAGTATCGTATCATGGAAAGTGAAGATGAAGCACCAACGGAGAAACAGAAATCAAGACCTAAAGCGAGGCGGTGAAGAAATCCAAGATCCAACCAGAGAACGTGGTCACC from Triticum dicoccoides isolate Atlit2015 ecotype Zavitan chromosome 6A, WEW_v2.0, whole genome shotgun sequence encodes:
- the LOC119319575 gene encoding aldehyde dehydrogenase family 2 member B7, mitochondrial-like, whose protein sequence is MAARRAASSFLSRRGLLAKPPADSLLGADNARRLLPGAVYRFSTAPAAADDEQPIKPPVEVKYTQLLINGNFVDAASGRTFPTVDPRTGEVIARVAEGDTEDIDHAVAAARRAFDEGPWPRMTAYDRCRVLLRFADLMERHNDEIAALESWDGGKPLEQSAGGEVPMAARCMRYYAGWADKIHGMVVPADGPHHVQVLREPIGVAGQIIPWNFPLLMFAWKVGPALACGNAVVLKTAEQTPLSALYVASLLHEAGLPDGVLNVVPGFGPTAGAALCSHMGVDKLAFTGSTGTGKIILELAASSNLKPVTLELGGKSPFIVMDDADVDQAVELAHRALFFNQGQCCCAGSRTFVHESVYDEFVEKSKARAQRRVVGDPFKKGVEQGPQIDGQQFKKILGYVKSGVDSGATLVTGGDRVGSRGFYIQPTVFADVEDEMKIAQEEIFGPIQSILKFREVGEVVRRANATHYGLAAGVFTRSLDTANAVARALRAGTVWVNCYNVFDAAIPFGGYKMSGVGREKGAYSLGNYLQTKAVVAPLRDPAWL